Proteins found in one Geomonas subterranea genomic segment:
- a CDS encoding helix-turn-helix domain-containing protein, with protein MKIGERLKRLRMANSLTQEELASRADLTKGFISQLENDATSPSIATLKDIVDVLGISMQEFFSEEVDQDIVFGKDARVQATDDGDNVKVELLVPGAQNREMDPVLVTLDPGGEMDEQPIHEGEEFGFVISGKVQLRLDDKLYTVDKGECFYFSSDRKHTVKNVGKSAAKLLWVVTPPTFYY; from the coding sequence TTGAAAATCGGTGAGAGGTTGAAGAGGCTGAGGATGGCCAATTCGCTTACTCAGGAAGAGCTGGCCAGCCGCGCCGATCTGACCAAGGGCTTCATCTCGCAGCTGGAGAACGATGCGACGTCACCGTCCATTGCGACGCTGAAGGACATCGTCGACGTTCTGGGCATCAGCATGCAGGAGTTCTTCAGCGAGGAAGTCGACCAGGACATCGTGTTCGGAAAAGATGCCCGGGTGCAGGCGACGGACGATGGCGACAACGTCAAGGTGGAACTCCTGGTGCCCGGCGCACAGAACCGCGAGATGGACCCGGTGCTGGTGACGCTCGATCCCGGCGGCGAGATGGACGAACAGCCCATCCACGAGGGCGAGGAGTTCGGTTTCGTCATCTCCGGGAAGGTGCAGCTGCGGCTGGATGACAAGCTGTACACGGTGGACAAGGGGGAGTGTTTTTACTTCTCCTCGGACCGCAAACATACAGTTAAAAATGTAGGGAAGAGCGCGGCGAAGCTGCTCTGGGTTGTGACACCCCCGACATTTTACTATTGA
- a CDS encoding bifunctional 5,10-methylenetetrahydrofolate dehydrogenase/5,10-methenyltetrahydrofolate cyclohydrolase: MNLLDGKKCADSLIAGIAKQVARHVDAGLRKPHMTVILVGNHAPSESYVKSKITTCSLSGFDSNLIRLPESVTEKELLALIAGINEDNSTDGVIVQLPLPKQINAQRVINAISPEKDIDGFHPTNFGRMALGQKAFRPATAYGICKLLQFYQVPVAGRHCVVIGRSNIVGKPISIMLSNDFDIGNATVTLTHIETPRELLLDETRRADIVIVAVGIPGFVTPDMVKDGVTLIDVGINRLENGKLVGDVAFDAVAPKCEWITPVPGGVGRMTVAALMINTLAAYQNNFELA, from the coding sequence ATGAATCTTTTAGATGGCAAGAAATGCGCAGACAGCCTGATCGCGGGGATCGCGAAGCAGGTCGCGCGCCACGTCGACGCGGGGCTCAGGAAACCGCACATGACGGTGATCCTGGTGGGAAACCACGCCCCCAGCGAGTCCTACGTCAAATCGAAGATCACCACCTGCTCGCTCTCGGGCTTCGACAGCAACCTGATCCGCCTCCCCGAGTCCGTCACCGAAAAGGAGCTCCTGGCCCTGATCGCCGGGATCAACGAAGACAACTCCACCGACGGCGTCATCGTGCAGCTCCCGCTCCCCAAGCAGATCAACGCCCAGCGCGTCATCAACGCGATCTCCCCGGAGAAGGACATCGACGGGTTCCACCCCACCAACTTCGGGCGCATGGCCTTGGGGCAGAAGGCGTTCCGCCCCGCGACCGCCTACGGCATCTGCAAGCTGCTCCAGTTCTACCAGGTGCCGGTAGCCGGCAGGCACTGCGTGGTCATCGGGCGCTCCAACATCGTCGGCAAGCCCATCTCCATCATGCTCTCCAACGACTTCGACATCGGCAACGCCACGGTGACGCTGACCCACATCGAGACCCCGCGCGAACTGCTGCTCGATGAAACCCGCCGTGCCGACATCGTCATAGTCGCCGTCGGCATCCCCGGTTTCGTGACGCCCGACATGGTGAAGGATGGTGTCACCCTGATCGACGTCGGCATCAACCGCCTCGAGAACGGCAAGCTGGTCGGCGACGTCGCCTTCGACGCAGTCGCACCCAAGTGCGAGTGGATCACCCCGGTTCCCGGCGGCGTCGGTCGCATGACCGTGGCCGCGCTGATGATCAACACGCTCGCCGCCTACCAGAACAACTTCGAGCTGGCTTAA
- a CDS encoding anaerobic C4-dicarboxylate transporter — MAAMFWIQFILVLGAVLIGIRKGGVALGLIGGLGVSVLVLGFRSAPSEPPIAVMLIILAVVTASATLQVAGGLDYLVQLTEKLLRAHPKYVTILAPLCTFFLTVCCGTGHAVYALLPVISDVAIKTKIRPERPMAISSVASQMGITASPVAAAVTFFLGFAAKAGHPVTLIDILAVTMPAGIIGVLAAAAWSFNRGLDLDKDQEFQARLQDPEFRKALDADVTTLDKKISTVAKVSVALFFAGVGTIILMASCPWLLPLAADKKPIPMTTVVQFIMLAYGAFILFAAKVKAKDIAHSSVFIAGMIAVVSIFGIAWMSDTFISANKKYLIDNIGIMVKMAPWTFAIATFCISAFVKSQAATLAITLPLGLALGLPIPLLLGLLPASYAYFFFAFYPSDLAAINMDRTGTTRIGKYLLNHSFMIPGLIGVGVSTVVAYTISQVLL; from the coding sequence ATGGCAGCGATGTTCTGGATCCAATTCATACTCGTACTCGGTGCGGTGCTGATAGGCATCCGCAAAGGCGGCGTAGCCCTCGGGCTCATCGGCGGCCTAGGCGTCTCGGTGCTGGTGCTCGGTTTCCGCAGCGCCCCCTCCGAGCCCCCCATCGCCGTAATGCTGATCATCCTTGCGGTGGTCACGGCTTCGGCGACGCTGCAGGTGGCCGGAGGTCTCGACTACCTGGTGCAGCTGACAGAAAAGCTGCTGCGCGCCCATCCTAAGTACGTCACCATCCTCGCGCCTCTTTGCACCTTCTTCCTGACGGTCTGCTGCGGCACCGGGCATGCCGTCTACGCACTGCTGCCGGTCATCTCGGACGTCGCCATCAAGACCAAGATCCGCCCCGAGCGCCCCATGGCGATCTCAAGCGTCGCCTCGCAGATGGGGATCACCGCGAGCCCCGTGGCAGCGGCAGTCACCTTCTTCCTAGGCTTCGCCGCCAAGGCCGGGCACCCCGTGACGCTGATCGACATCCTCGCTGTCACCATGCCCGCCGGCATCATCGGCGTGCTCGCCGCCGCGGCCTGGAGCTTCAACCGCGGCCTCGATCTCGACAAGGACCAGGAATTCCAGGCCCGCCTGCAGGATCCCGAATTCCGCAAGGCGCTCGATGCCGACGTGACCACCCTCGACAAGAAAATCTCCACCGTCGCCAAGGTCTCCGTGGCGCTCTTCTTCGCCGGTGTCGGCACCATCATCCTGATGGCGAGCTGTCCGTGGCTCCTCCCCCTGGCAGCCGACAAGAAACCGATTCCGATGACCACCGTGGTTCAGTTCATCATGCTTGCCTACGGCGCCTTCATCCTCTTCGCCGCCAAGGTCAAGGCGAAGGACATCGCCCATTCGAGCGTCTTCATCGCCGGCATGATCGCGGTCGTCTCCATCTTCGGCATCGCATGGATGAGCGATACCTTCATCAGCGCGAACAAAAAATACCTGATCGACAACATCGGCATCATGGTCAAGATGGCCCCCTGGACCTTCGCCATCGCCACCTTCTGCATCTCCGCCTTCGTGAAGAGCCAGGCGGCGACTCTCGCCATCACCCTCCCGCTGGGGCTGGCCCTGGGGCTCCCCATCCCGCTGCTCCTCGGGCTGCTGCCGGCAAGCTACGCGTACTTCTTCTTCGCCTTCTACCCGAGCGACCTGGCGGCCATCAACATGGACCGCACCGGCACCACCAGGATCGGGAAGTATCTCCTGAACCACAGCTTCATGATCCCGGGATTGATCGGCGTGGGCGTCTCCACCGTGGTCGCCTACACCATCTCGCAGGTCCTTCTTTAA
- a CDS encoding sigma-54-dependent transcriptional regulator: MTETLYPDFGVLLVDDEPDWLGSLTLTLETAGGINNITTCSDSRQVLSILEEKRIGLVILDLTMPYLSGEEVLAQIAERYPDTAVVILSGLNQLETAVRCMRLGAFDYCVKTDEEERIVGSVLRAIRMVEMRSEFQEVSSRLISRELSHPEAFSAIVTGDRSMLDVFAYIEAVAKSPQPLLITGESGVGKELIAQAVHRLSGCRGKLVTVNVAGLDDTVFADTLFGHVRGAFTGADQARRGMVEEASDGTLFLDEIGDLSIPSQVKLLRLLQEREYFPLGCDLPKRLKARIIVATHQSLSAKEGEGKFRRDLYYRLRTHRVQVPALRERRGDIPLLLDHFLAEAAEALGKKKPTPPKGLAQFLSTYSFPGNVRELKAMVYDAVSVHRDRMLSMESFVKAVESAQAEAGPSTAAPPKQNPFSGFDELPTFSDAAAFLVQEALARANGNQTLAARLLGISQPALSKRLKMMHS; the protein is encoded by the coding sequence GTGACCGAGACCCTCTACCCCGATTTCGGCGTCCTGCTGGTCGATGACGAGCCCGACTGGCTCGGTTCCCTGACCCTCACCCTGGAGACCGCCGGAGGGATCAACAACATCACCACCTGCAGCGACAGCCGCCAGGTGCTCTCCATACTGGAGGAAAAGCGCATCGGGCTGGTCATACTCGATCTCACCATGCCGTACCTCTCCGGTGAGGAGGTGCTGGCCCAGATCGCGGAACGCTACCCCGACACCGCGGTCGTCATCCTGAGCGGCCTGAACCAGCTGGAGACGGCGGTGCGCTGCATGCGCCTGGGCGCCTTCGACTACTGCGTCAAGACCGACGAGGAGGAACGCATCGTCGGGAGCGTTTTGCGGGCGATCCGGATGGTGGAGATGAGAAGCGAGTTCCAGGAGGTGTCGAGCCGCCTGATCTCGCGCGAGCTGTCGCACCCGGAAGCCTTCTCCGCCATCGTAACCGGCGACCGCTCCATGCTCGACGTCTTCGCCTACATCGAGGCGGTGGCGAAGAGCCCGCAGCCGCTACTGATCACCGGGGAGAGCGGCGTCGGAAAGGAACTGATCGCCCAGGCCGTGCACCGGCTGAGCGGCTGCCGCGGCAAGCTGGTCACGGTCAACGTGGCGGGGCTCGACGACACCGTCTTCGCCGACACCCTTTTCGGTCACGTGCGCGGCGCCTTCACCGGCGCGGACCAGGCCAGGCGCGGGATGGTGGAGGAGGCGAGCGACGGGACCCTGTTTCTGGACGAGATCGGGGACCTGAGCATCCCGTCGCAGGTGAAGTTGCTGCGGCTTTTGCAGGAGCGCGAGTATTTCCCGCTGGGATGCGACCTCCCCAAGCGTCTCAAGGCGCGCATCATCGTGGCGACGCACCAGAGCCTTTCCGCCAAAGAGGGTGAGGGGAAGTTCCGCCGCGACCTGTACTACCGGCTGCGGACGCACCGGGTGCAGGTGCCGGCGCTCAGGGAGCGGCGTGGCGACATCCCGCTCCTGTTGGATCACTTTCTGGCCGAGGCCGCCGAGGCGCTGGGGAAGAAGAAGCCGACACCCCCCAAGGGGCTGGCGCAGTTTCTATCCACCTACAGCTTCCCGGGGAACGTGAGGGAACTGAAGGCGATGGTCTATGACGCCGTCAGCGTGCACCGCGACCGGATGCTTTCCATGGAGAGCTTCGTGAAGGCGGTGGAGTCAGCGCAGGCCGAGGCGGGACCATCGACGGCCGCTCCCCCGAAACAGAACCCCTTCAGCGGCTTCGACGAACTCCCCACCTTCAGCGACGCCGCCGCTTTCCTGGTCCAGGAGGCGCTTGCCCGCGCCAACGGCAACCAGACCCTCGCCGCGAGACTGCTCGGCATCTCCCAGCCCGCCCTCAGCAAGCGGCTGAAGATGATGCACTCCTAA
- a CDS encoding transporter substrate-binding domain-containing protein — MPPPRPSHPLFFAAPPALLAAGDVVAAQTRTVVVGGDRDYPPYEFIDRSGQPAGYNVDLTRAIAEVMGMKVEFRLGSWAEMRDALQAGRVDVLQGMSYSAERSDEVDFSVPHAVVNHAIFGRKDNPSVNSLEELKGKSVAVHRGGIMHDYLVRHGVGGRLTLTDTPADALRLVASGKIEYAVVAIVPGMYMIRELKLTNLVPVVRNVATHRYCYAVDKGNVELLSRFNEGLAILKKTGQYDAIHNKWLGVVDTTPIDWWTIVKYAAVVVVPLFLLLSGFALWSRTLHRQVALRTADLTREIAERRQVEEELRLNQQQLVQADKMAALGVLVSGVAHEINNPTGIILLEAPILKRFHTDATRILERYYEENGDFTCGGLPYSRMRQEVPKSLAKIQDAGKRIKRIVDDLKDFARQDTTSGNDVIDLNTAAQAAVRLVEPTIRKATRNFSVGFRKGLPRVRGNRQRIEQVLVNLILNACQALPDQERGIELVTWHDAFRDTVVVRLRDEGTGIAPEHLSRLTDPFFTTKQDQGGTGLGLSVSAGIVKEHGGTLEFQSDGSGTTVTLTLPVYHKEVDA, encoded by the coding sequence ATGCCTCCTCCTCGTCCTTCTCACCCTCTGTTTTTTGCCGCACCCCCCGCGCTCCTGGCGGCTGGTGATGTCGTTGCCGCGCAAACCCGTACCGTCGTGGTCGGCGGCGACCGGGACTATCCCCCCTACGAATTCATCGATCGCTCCGGCCAGCCCGCCGGCTACAACGTCGACCTGACCCGCGCCATAGCCGAGGTCATGGGGATGAAGGTGGAGTTCCGCCTGGGGAGCTGGGCCGAGATGCGCGACGCGCTCCAGGCCGGGCGCGTCGACGTGCTGCAGGGGATGTCGTACTCTGCGGAACGCTCGGACGAGGTCGATTTCTCCGTTCCGCACGCCGTGGTGAATCACGCCATCTTTGGCCGGAAGGACAACCCGTCGGTTAATTCACTTGAGGAGCTGAAGGGTAAGAGTGTCGCCGTGCACCGGGGCGGCATCATGCACGACTACCTGGTCAGGCACGGGGTAGGGGGGAGGCTCACGCTGACCGACACCCCTGCCGACGCCCTGCGCCTGGTCGCCTCGGGAAAAATAGAGTACGCGGTGGTGGCCATCGTTCCGGGCATGTACATGATCCGCGAACTGAAGCTCACCAATCTGGTGCCGGTGGTGCGCAACGTCGCCACCCACCGTTACTGCTACGCGGTCGACAAAGGGAACGTCGAGCTCCTGTCACGCTTCAACGAGGGGCTCGCCATCCTCAAAAAGACCGGGCAGTACGACGCCATCCACAACAAGTGGCTCGGAGTGGTCGACACCACGCCTATCGACTGGTGGACCATCGTGAAGTACGCCGCGGTGGTCGTCGTGCCGCTCTTTCTCCTTCTGAGTGGCTTCGCCCTCTGGTCGCGCACGCTGCACCGGCAGGTGGCCCTGCGCACGGCGGACCTGACCCGGGAGATCGCGGAGCGGCGCCAGGTCGAGGAGGAGCTGCGGTTGAACCAGCAGCAGCTGGTGCAGGCGGACAAGATGGCGGCGCTCGGCGTGCTTGTTTCCGGCGTTGCGCACGAGATCAACAACCCCACCGGGATCATCCTTTTGGAGGCCCCGATCCTGAAGCGTTTCCACACCGACGCCACCAGGATCCTGGAGCGCTACTACGAGGAAAACGGCGATTTCACCTGCGGCGGGCTTCCCTACTCGAGGATGCGCCAGGAGGTGCCCAAGTCGCTGGCGAAGATCCAGGACGCGGGCAAGCGCATCAAACGGATCGTGGACGATTTGAAGGACTTCGCCCGGCAGGACACCACCAGCGGCAACGACGTCATCGACCTCAACACGGCGGCCCAGGCCGCGGTGAGGCTGGTGGAGCCGACCATCCGCAAGGCCACCCGCAACTTCAGCGTCGGCTTTCGCAAGGGGCTTCCCCGGGTGCGCGGCAACCGGCAGCGTATCGAGCAGGTGCTGGTCAACCTGATCCTGAACGCCTGCCAGGCGCTCCCCGACCAGGAGCGGGGCATCGAGCTGGTAACCTGGCACGATGCCTTCCGCGACACCGTGGTGGTGAGGCTGCGCGACGAGGGGACCGGCATCGCGCCGGAGCACCTCTCCCGCCTGACCGACCCCTTCTTCACCACCAAGCAGGATCAGGGGGGGACCGGACTCGGGCTCTCGGTCTCGGCGGGGATCGTGAAGGAGCATGGCGGCACCCTGGAGTTTCAGTCCGACGGCAGCGGCACCACGGTCACCCTGACCCTGCCCGTCTATCACAAGGAGGTTGACGCGTGA
- the ylqF gene encoding ribosome biogenesis GTPase YlqF, whose amino-acid sequence MTIRWYPGHMSKALEQISELVRKIDLIIEVLDARLPYSSSNHLLEQVRRNKPCIKVLNKNDLADPAATRAWVQHFQKSSGVRALPLVAKNIPEVKSLVKLCKQLVPQRGNPGYPIRTMVVGIPNVGKSTLINTLAGKSIAKVGDRPAVTMRPQQIPLNNGILIFDTPGLLWPAMDDQGGAYRLAASGAIGANALDYTNVGVFAAAYMMRRYPDLLKERYKLTDLPETPYEVVEAVGRCLGCIMSGGVVDVHRAAETFLRELRAGKAGRISFEEPGTPEDVEAELLRFAGIEVGEQHQQAPTVPE is encoded by the coding sequence ATGACGATTAGATGGTACCCCGGCCACATGAGCAAGGCGCTCGAACAGATCTCGGAACTGGTCCGCAAGATCGACCTGATCATCGAGGTGCTCGATGCGCGCCTCCCGTACTCAAGCTCCAACCACCTGCTGGAGCAGGTGCGCCGGAACAAGCCCTGCATCAAGGTGCTGAACAAGAACGACCTCGCCGACCCGGCCGCCACCAGGGCGTGGGTGCAGCATTTTCAGAAGAGCTCGGGCGTGCGCGCCCTGCCGCTTGTCGCGAAGAACATCCCGGAGGTGAAGAGCCTGGTGAAGCTGTGCAAGCAGCTGGTGCCGCAGCGCGGCAACCCAGGCTACCCGATCCGCACCATGGTGGTGGGGATTCCCAACGTCGGGAAGTCGACGCTGATCAACACGCTGGCGGGAAAAAGCATCGCCAAGGTGGGGGACCGCCCGGCGGTGACGATGCGCCCGCAGCAGATCCCGCTCAACAACGGCATCCTCATCTTTGACACCCCCGGACTCTTGTGGCCCGCCATGGACGACCAGGGGGGCGCCTACCGCCTCGCGGCCAGCGGCGCCATCGGCGCCAACGCGCTCGACTACACCAACGTCGGGGTCTTCGCCGCCGCCTACATGATGCGCCGCTACCCCGACCTCCTGAAGGAGCGCTACAAGCTGACCGATCTGCCGGAAACCCCTTACGAGGTGGTCGAGGCGGTCGGGCGTTGCCTGGGCTGCATCATGAGCGGCGGTGTGGTCGACGTGCACCGCGCGGCCGAGACCTTCCTGCGCGAGCTTCGCGCGGGCAAGGCGGGGCGGATCAGCTTCGAGGAACCGGGAACCCCGGAGGATGTCGAGGCGGAGCTGCTCCGTTTCGCGGGCATCGAGGTCGGGGAGCAGCACCAACAGGCACCCACAGTGCCGGAATGA
- a CDS encoding ferritin has protein sequence MRELLAEAIRLTVSMERNSELLYRKGATAEGVAHRNFFERLAQVQSRRIDALLRQLSQRDAADAHPVAPLARPVQTGENAAAPFSDLHQALLDKRSNIDLYATFCRCFKEPSLCRFFETALAVARREFKLITAEYLKGGGLSAAPAAWSPPRRSHQRGELPHRFPNRHSQLFFAMQDCGRQSRIG, from the coding sequence ATGAGAGAGCTACTGGCGGAGGCGATCAGGCTTACGGTGAGCATGGAGAGGAACAGCGAACTGCTGTATCGAAAGGGCGCAACGGCTGAGGGGGTGGCGCACAGGAACTTCTTCGAACGGCTGGCGCAGGTGCAGTCGCGGCGCATCGACGCCCTGCTGCGGCAGCTCTCGCAGCGGGATGCGGCGGATGCCCATCCGGTGGCGCCCCTGGCCCGCCCCGTGCAGACGGGGGAAAACGCGGCGGCCCCGTTCAGCGACCTGCACCAGGCGCTGCTCGACAAGCGTTCGAACATCGACCTGTACGCCACCTTCTGCCGGTGCTTCAAGGAGCCTTCCCTGTGCCGCTTCTTCGAGACCGCGCTGGCGGTCGCCCGCAGGGAGTTCAAGCTGATCACGGCAGAATACCTCAAGGGAGGCGGTCTCAGCGCCGCTCCCGCGGCATGGAGTCCGCCGCGGCGGAGCCACCAGCGGGGCGAGCTCCCCCACCGCTTTCCCAACCGCCATTCGCAGCTATTCTTCGCCATGCAGGACTGCGGCAGACAGTCCCGCATCGGCTGA